The Akkermansiaceae bacterium nucleotide sequence GGGTTGGTCCCCCGCGTCCTGCTTGCCTTCGATGAGCGGATGGGCGTCCGGCCAGTTCTTGAAGTTGCCCTCGATGCCGTGGACGTTGTTATAGAGTTCTTCCTTCTCCGTGGTCCATTCCTCCATCCCGACGGTGATCGGGTGCTTCTTGTCCACGAAGGTGAGGGCGATGGGCTTCTGCGGGCCGTGGCCGGAGGACTGGAGGCCCAGGATGTTGAACCATCCGGCTTCCGGGGCGTCCGGTTTCATCGGGCTTTGGAAGGGGCCGCTGCGGTAGGAGTGCATGGCACAGTGCAGGGCGACCATCGGGAGCCCTTCCTTGTGGGCATTGAAGATGTTGTCGAGATAGGCCTTGTCCGTCACGTCGGCGCAGCATTCGTCATGGATCACCACGTCGAAGGGCTTGCCCCAGTCGGCCTTCTCATAGATCGGGAATTTGCCTTTGGTGCCCTTGTCCGGGGAATACTCGATCTGGACATCGACATTGGCGCGGGCGGAGATGCCATCGGAGAGGAGATACTGCTGCTTCGCGTAGTCGTGGCAGCAGCCGCCGAGGACGAGCAGGACTTTCAACGGCTTGGCGGGTTCGGCGGCCTGGAGCCCGGAAAGGGATGCCAGGGTGGCGAACGCGATCATCTGGAGTTTCTTGATCATGGGGATGTGATGGAGAGGCTGCGCTACGGGACGGCCGGTGGCGATCTTTCTCCGGGGGATAATGTGCTTCCGGGGATGGGTGTTACCCCACAGCATCGATTGCATGAAACAAGGTCTTCTTTTTGATCTGGACGGCACCCTGGTGGACTCCCTGCCGGGTATCACCGCGTCCCTGAACCATGCCTTGGCCGGCATGGGGTTCGCCACCCACGGGGGGCTGGAGGTCCGGCGGTTCATCGGCAACGGATCATGGATGCTGGCGAAGAGGGCCGCCCCGCGGGATTCCCCGGATGAGGTCGTCGCGGCCGTCGAACTGGCGTTCAAGGCGCACTATGACCTGCACTGGCAGGAAGGCACCGCTCCCTATCCGGGCGTTCCGGAGGTGCTGGCGGAACTGCGGGGGAAAGGCCACCCGATGGCGGTCCTCTCGAACAAGCCGCATCCGTTCACCACCGTCATCGTGGAGCGGTTGTTCCCCGGCATCGCGTTTGATGCGGTCGTCGGGCAAAAGGATGGCATCCCGCACAAGCCGGACCCGGCGGGGGCGCTGGAGATCGTCCGTATTTTCGGCCTGCCACCGGAGGACTGTGTGTTGATCGGGGACTCCACCATTGATCTGGAGACGGCGCGCAATGCGGGCATCCGTTCGGTTGCCGTGACATGGGGTTACCATGACCGCGCTCCGTTGCTGGAAGGTGGGCCTGAAAAACTCATTGATGGGGTGGGTGAACTCCCTGCGGCTCTGGAATGATTGGAAACGAAAGATCGTTTCGTATTCGACGTCCCGTCCGGAGGGGTGTTAGGAATGCCTTCCATGAAAAAGGGCATCGGCGTTCTGCTGGTCATCGTCGGACTGATCGTGATCATCGCCTTCTCCGTGAGGGGAACCTACAACAGCCTCGTCGGGCA carries:
- a CDS encoding ThuA domain-containing protein, whose translation is MIKKLQMIAFATLASLSGLQAAEPAKPLKVLLVLGGCCHDYAKQQYLLSDGISARANVDVQIEYSPDKGTKGKFPIYEKADWGKPFDVVIHDECCADVTDKAYLDNIFNAHKEGLPMVALHCAMHSYRSGPFQSPMKPDAPEAGWFNILGLQSSGHGPQKPIALTFVDKKHPITVGMEEWTTEKEELYNNVHGIEGNFKNWPDAHPLIEGKQDAGDQPGKNHAVVAWTNIYGPKKTKVFGTTLGHNNATIEDARYLDLITRGLLWVTGKLDENGKPLPGYEAPKK
- a CDS encoding HAD-IA family hydrolase, producing MKQGLLFDLDGTLVDSLPGITASLNHALAGMGFATHGGLEVRRFIGNGSWMLAKRAAPRDSPDEVVAAVELAFKAHYDLHWQEGTAPYPGVPEVLAELRGKGHPMAVLSNKPHPFTTVIVERLFPGIAFDAVVGQKDGIPHKPDPAGALEIVRIFGLPPEDCVLIGDSTIDLETARNAGIRSVAVTWGYHDRAPLLEGGPEKLIDGVGELPAALE